The window tgtcggcaggaaatgctcccagtcagccaagcggagcgctcatcaaagtcacacaacatttacagattttggaactctgtgcacacacaaggTGCGTctcattataaggcgccccgtccattttggagaaaatttaggacttttaagtgcgccttatggttgtgaaaatacggtaagtcgtacaatttgaatgtatttaaattTATATATGCAGCCGGTCAATTCTTTTAGTTtcgttgtatactgaagacatttgggtttcagatcagaggatgaatatgagacaaaagttgagaattccagcttttatttcatggcatttacatctagatgtgttgaaCAACTAAGGGCAGAGCACCTTTttatttgaagccacccacttttcaagtgagcaaaagtattggaacatacattattaaatgaacttcaagtgaataacatttaatatttggtggcataacccttacttgcaataactctatcaagcctgcaacccattgacttcagacttgggttgggcatcgagaaccgattggaaccgggactaagattccggttctcctggaatcgttcaatttaaaaaaaaattggttcccagtttcgatgcctacagtctgccgaccccaaagaagaagtggtgaaaactaacgaagaagcggcgaaaaccaacgaaggacgcgcacgaagacgtgcttgtggccaaattttgtctcatattcatcttttgatctgaaacccaaatgtcctcattatacaacaaaaacatagaaattgactttgccgttccaatacttttggaggggactgtagtcGATTGGTTGGTTCTGCAGTCCCCACGCAGGATGTTTTTTGTCCAGTGAAGTGACCGGACAGGATTTTGGagactcattttatatacttgacgactttatttatttttttgggttattCATACAAGTTTGGCATGTTAACAACAGTCTtctttgtggtgtgtcaaattgatGACgtcttattttcactttacagggacttgtATGGTATTTCAATtggtaaaatgtatttgatacaCAGTATGAACAGGCCTTGCCTGCGAATACCAAAAATGTTATTGATGTCCCCCTGATAAAGTTCATAACTGCTTATAGATGCTACAAGATCCTGGTAAAGcactacatttgcaaaaatgaaacctttcaactcacttcaacaaagCTTCTTGGCACCAgtatggtggcaaagcactacttttgtctgaatgaagctcctcaatccACTTCAACACATTTCCTTGCCACCACGTTGCCAAAAAAGGCCGCCAAAACGATAGTTTTAttactttggcctgagcacaaaagttatttttcagcaaataatggatAGGCCCTAAAAAGAAATGTTGCTTTGTAAATTTGCCAATTCCTGACTGCCAATATGGGGGGTTCGCCgtacgagtaaattgagttacgagcttggtcatggaactCGTAAGTTAAAGTAACAATGTAGAGccttgtaatattattattagtgatGCAAAGACTTTCCAGCCACTGAAAATGGCCCCGAAGTGCATTTTTAGTTTCGGATCGAAAGGCTTTAGTCCCCGAAATAAATAATACTTGTGGGGAAGTCTTAAGTCAGGTTAGGTTTTGATGAAAGTGATGTAGATCTCTTTTAAATGTGCGTCCGAATCAGAAAAAGCTGTGACAATGTCATAACGCATCTGACTTTGTATGTGTCAGGACCTGGTTAAGAGTCACCTGATGTACGCTGTGCGTGAGGAGGTGGAAGTCCTAAAGGAGCAGATAAAGGAGCTGATCGACCGCAACTCCCAGCTGGAGCAGGAGAACACCCTGCTCAAGACGCTGGCCAGCCCAGAGCAGATGGCTCAGTTCCAGGCGCAGGTCCAGACGGCCTCCCCGCCCCCAGCCTCCTTGACGGTCACCGCTCCGGGTCCCGCGTGCACCCTCGCTCAAGCCACCTCGCACACCTCCGGGCCCTCAGCGTAGCCCAGCGCGCCCAGACTGACTCAACACTACTTCTGCTGACGCAACGACGA is drawn from Phycodurus eques isolate BA_2022a chromosome 12, UOR_Pequ_1.1, whole genome shotgun sequence and contains these coding sequences:
- the LOC133410268 gene encoding TSC22 domain family protein 1-like isoform X2; this translates as MFLQTEDPMRVRGVRVQGHDEMAMKLLFWELEQHLKSSSGASVVAIDNKIEQAMDLVKSHLMYAVREEVEVLKEQIKELIDRNSQLEQENTLLKTLASPEQMAQFQAQVQTASPPPASLTVTAPGPACTLAQATSHTSGPSA
- the LOC133410268 gene encoding TSC22 domain family protein 1-like isoform X1 encodes the protein MNTPCYTVAMDLGVCQLRNVSISFLSSLLSAESSHVKLDSGSSGASVVAIDNKIEQAMDLVKSHLMYAVREEVEVLKEQIKELIDRNSQLEQENTLLKTLASPEQMAQFQAQVQTASPPPASLTVTAPGPACTLAQATSHTSGPSA